GGTGTGCAAGGGCTGGTGCAAATCTTCAACAATATGGATCAGCATGCGCAGGTAAAGTAATTTATTGGCTTTGGTAGTTGCTTTTTTCTTTAGTTCGGCAGTAAGGAAATTTACCTTGGTATACGCATCGGTAATGGTGTCGGCCTTTAAATAAGCTTGCAATTCCGGATAGGTATAAGCTTTTTCGAGGTTGATAAAATGCCAGTTGTACAGGTAGCTGTAAGCAGGGTCTGATTTAATAAAATCGGCCCAGTTGCTGGTAATGGCTATTGATTCATCGCCTAAAATTTCTTTAATGGCCTTGCGGGCTTTGGCGTTCAGGTAGCTATCGGCAATCTGCCCGCAAATACGGTGACCGTTGGTGCCCCAGGCCATGCTTTGCATCGGGATATAAATTACTGCTGCCAGCAGTAACAGTTTTTTAAATAGTGTTTTCATTACAATGGTTTTGGAATGCAGCTTGTTTTTTTTATTAAATGCGCGTTAATGGGTATTACGTTTGATGTGCTTAAAAGCCGGATGGCCGAATCCGCAGGGTAACTGAGTTTAAAATATTCTTCATAATCGCCAAAGCGAAAACAGCCCTGCTCGTTTTTGTACGTGCCATCGGCATTACAAAATTGTCCTTTAATATGCAGGGTGTCTTGCCGTTGCGAATATGTTCCGCGCACAAATTCGTCCCAGTGGCCCTTGCTCATACAGGTGTCGGCACCGTAGTTTACTTTACTCACGGTACTGATCTTCAAAAGAAACGAATCGCAGCTAAATTTAATGTCGTATAGCGAATATGTTACCAGGCTTTTTTGCCCGGGTACGCTATCCTGTCGCCACTCGCCCTGTAATTTAGCCTCGCCGGGTTCCTGCATATCAGGATTGCGTGAGCAAGAGCCGAAAGCTGAAAGCAGAAGGCTGAAAGCAATTAGCGGGAAAGTTTTTTTGTAGCTGAAAGCGGAAGGCTTAAGGCCGAAAGTTTTTGATAGAAAAAAGAAAAGGCTATTGCGTTTTTGCATAAGCGAAAAATAAAAGCCCCTCTCCTTCAGGAGAGGGGTTGGGGTGAGGCTTATTTTAAACTGCCTATCATATTTTCGGGGCGAACCCACTCGTCAAACTGCTCGTTGCTTAGTAAGCCTAAGGCAATTGCGGCTTCACGCAGAGAGTTGCCGTTTTTTAGTGCTGTTTTGGCAATTTTTGCCGCGTTTTCGTAACCGATGTGCGGGTTAAGCGCGGTTACCAGCATCAATGAGTTTTCGAGGTGTTTTTTAATGCCCTCGTAGTTTGGCTCGATACCTACAGCGCAATGATCATTGAATGATACGCAGGCATCGCCAATTAACCTTGCCGATTGCAGGAAGTTGGCAGCCATAACCGGTTTAAATACATTCAGCTCGTAATGACCGTTCGATCCGCCGATAGAGATAGCCACATCATTACCCATAACCTGTGCAGCTACCATGGTAACAGCCTCATTTTGGGTTGGGTTAACTTTGCCCGGCATAATTGATGAGCCTGGTTCATTATCCGGAATATGGATCTCGCCAATACCCGAACGCGGGCCCGAAGCCAGCATCCTGATATCGTTAGCTATCTTCATTAACGAAACCGCTATCTGTTTCAAGGCACCATGGCTCTCAACAATAGCATCGTGAGCGGCAAGGGCTTCAAATTTATTTTCGGCGGTGATGAACGGCAGGCCGGTAAATTCGGCAATGTATTCAGCAACTTTTACATCATAACCTTTAGGGGTGTTGATGCCTGTGCCTACGGCAGTACCACCAAGAGCCAGTTCAGAAAGGTGATCAAGCGTATTACGCAAAGCTTTCAACCCGTGGTTCAGTTGCGATACATAACCGGAAAACTCCTGGCCTAAGGTAAGCGGAGTAGCATCCATCAAATGCGTACGACCAATTTTTACTACCGATTTAAAAGCCTCTGATTTGGCCTGCAAAGTATCGCGCAGTTTCTCAACACCCGGGATGGTCACGTCGATCAGCATTTTGTATGCCGCGATGTGCATGGCTGTTGGGTAAGTATCGTTTGATGATTGTGATTTGTTCACGTCATCATTTGGGTGGATGAAAGTTTTGCCTTCGCCCAGTTTATTGCCTTGTAGTACATGCGCGCGGTTGGCTACAACCTCGTTCACGTTCATGTTTGATTGTGTGCCCGAGCCTGTTTGCCAGATCACTAATGGAAACTCTGAAGCCAGTGAACCAGCCAGGATCTCATCACAAACTTGCGCAATCAGGTCGCGTTTTTCGGCAGGTAATACGCCTAAAT
The sequence above is a segment of the Mucilaginibacter celer genome. Coding sequences within it:
- a CDS encoding S1/P1 nuclease — protein: MKTLFKKLLLLAAVIYIPMQSMAWGTNGHRICGQIADSYLNAKARKAIKEILGDESIAITSNWADFIKSDPAYSYLYNWHFINLEKAYTYPELQAYLKADTITDAYTKVNFLTAELKKKATTKANKLLYLRMLIHIVEDLHQPLHTGHLSDKGGNDVKVVWFGKESNLHSVWDSELIDLQQLSYTEYTTMINHTTLAQRTEWQKAPLSQWIYESNQMADKLYAETKTGDKLSYKYNFAHIATLNQQLVKAGVRLAGLLNQVFG
- the fumC gene encoding class II fumarate hydratase, translated to MSFRTEHDTMGEVQVPADKYWGAQTERSRNNFKIGPEASMPKEIIDAFAYLKKAAAYTNTDLGVLPAEKRDLIAQVCDEILAGSLASEFPLVIWQTGSGTQSNMNVNEVVANRAHVLQGNKLGEGKTFIHPNDDVNKSQSSNDTYPTAMHIAAYKMLIDVTIPGVEKLRDTLQAKSEAFKSVVKIGRTHLMDATPLTLGQEFSGYVSQLNHGLKALRNTLDHLSELALGGTAVGTGINTPKGYDVKVAEYIAEFTGLPFITAENKFEALAAHDAIVESHGALKQIAVSLMKIANDIRMLASGPRSGIGEIHIPDNEPGSSIMPGKVNPTQNEAVTMVAAQVMGNDVAISIGGSNGHYELNVFKPVMAANFLQSARLIGDACVSFNDHCAVGIEPNYEGIKKHLENSLMLVTALNPHIGYENAAKIAKTALKNGNSLREAAIALGLLSNEQFDEWVRPENMIGSLK